One window of Pieris napi chromosome 14, ilPieNapi1.2, whole genome shotgun sequence genomic DNA carries:
- the LOC125055756 gene encoding villin-like protein quail isoform X2, with protein sequence MDIYQDEDNAVPTKAVLDGAVFRTVPRDQTTFLIWKITESSTEMLPRTQFGTFYDTDAYLVYSASLPGQPAGPDVIRREIKENGSGECAERHIHAWAGDRGGPGTLALRRATQLASHVGAPLVIHRETATKESPRLLSYFRDGIRILCSGSNLNGGSRLYRVSGRRPVLLQLEPVSWSHLASDGVFVLDTSALVVLWLGRAANLIEKIFGAKIAYRMARGADKGMLSRRITIAHDGYEQTLPVADRNLLDSVLDLRARSVRPIAPTLDPPRPARLYKSSKPTRASPVVLTQKPAARLEEIKRAPLYRSDLNDDGIYVIDAGSRGVWAWVGSNASKLNRGALAAARGLAKARRYNGPVSVTVSGREPLEFAALFHKWNWCDSRRDVRLRSARSATTKLDAVSLATNAWLAAETQVPDDGSGALRMWRVRREEEIDRERSALQELERPQQAVFYDRDCYIALYTYHTPTGDQTILYYWMGGSSPNDLRNLGVKEAKDLYTKLGRLPIQAWVYQGKEPAHFLQIFKGRMVTYCGTATNYDPSGRRVVPPPRALIRVSGQYAREARGVEVCASTTTRGACYIVREGARIWVWCAATATGDEREVAKNMAAAEHVLVMQGKEKPDFWTALGDRRHLLVPAPLEEMQRPLPPRLFYVAVTSPGHYTFEEIVSFTQYELSPEMCCILDVHCAVYVWLGAHCCLRAKDDSRNVALSYLTFDPASRDPDTPIYVLSQGREPPNFTGFFPHWKSSMWKAHKTFSAIVSALEGKAIVRGGNSAHQNGNSENQFDQHEKYPLSVLRGPKEHMPLEIDPLTKELYLTHDDFVSTFNMPYCEFRTLPNWKQKEMKKFVGLF encoded by the exons ATGGATATCTATCAG gATGAGGACAATGCCGTACCAACGAAGGCTGTATTGGACGGCGCAGTCTTCAGGACTGTCCCACGGGATCAAACTACGTTTCTTATATGGAAAATTACG GAGTCTTCCACAGAAATGCTTCCACGGACTCAATTCGGCACATTCTACGACACTGATGCTTATTTAGTATATTCAGCGTCTTTGCCTGGACAGCCTGCTGGTCCTGATGTTATT CGCcgtgaaataaaagaaaatggtaGCGGTGAATGCGCTGAGCGTCATATCCACGCGTGGGCCGGCGATCGAGGGGGTCCGGGGACTCTAGCATTACGACGCGCAACACAACTCGCTTCTCACGTTGGGGCACCTCTGGTCATACATAGAGAGACAGCTACTAAAGAATCACCGAGACTATTGTCCTACTTTCGTGATGGGATTAG GATCCTTTGCAGTGGCTCTAACCTCAACGGGGGTAGTCGATTGTACAGAGTGAGCGGGCGCAGACCTGTGCTTCTACAACTGGAACCCGTGTCATGGTCTCATCTTGCCTCTGACGGAGTGTTTGTTCTTGACACATCTGCTCTCGTTGTTCTGTGGTTGGGTCGAGCTGCTAATCTTATTGAGAAAATTTTTGGTGCTAAG ATTGCATATAGAATGGCCCGTGGCGCCGACAAAGGCATGTTGTCCCGTCGTATAACGATCGCTCACGATGGCTACGAGCAAACCCTACCAGTAGCAGACCGAAATCTTCTAGACTCTGTCTTGGACCTTCGAGCTCGTTCTGTACGACCAATTGCCCCAACCCTGGATCCACCAAGACCTGCTAGATTGTATAAGTCCTCGAAACCAACTAGAGCGTCCCCAGTTGTATTGACACAGAAACCCGCTGCTCGACTGGAAGAAATCAAACGCGCTCCGCTGTATAGATCAGACTTAAATGATGAT GGCATCTACGTAATAGACGCTGGTTCACGAGGAGTATGGGCTTGGGTTGGATCAAACGCTTCCAAACTTAACCGTGGGGCGTTAGCCGCAGCCCGAGGGTTGGCAAAAGCTCGTAGATACAATGGCCCGGTGTCAGTTACTGTATCAGGCAGAGAGCCCTTGGAGTTCGCAGCCCTGTTCCATAAGTGGAACTGGTGCGACTCGCGAAGAGATGTGAGGTTGCGGTCAGCTCGATCGGCTACAACTAAGTTGGATGCGGTCAGCCTTGCGACGAATGCTTGGTTGGCGGCtgag ACTCAGGTCCCAGATGATGGTTCAGGTGCTCTCCGAATGTGGCGGGTTCGACGTGAGGAAGAAATAGACCGAGAACGAAGCGCCTTACAAGAGTTAGAGCGACCTCAACAAGCCGTTTTCTACGATCGAGACTGTTACATCGCACTATACACCTACCACACGCCAACCGGGGATCAGacaatactttattattgGATG GGTGGCTCTTCGCCAAATGATCTGAGGAATTTGGGCGTTAAAGAAGCCAAAGACCTCTACACAAAGTTGGGGCGTCTTCCTATTCAG gCTTGGGTATACCAGGGCAAAGAACCGGCACATTTCCTTCAAATATTCAAAGGACGAATGGTCACATACTGCGGTACTGCCACGAATTACGATC cCAGTGGGCGTCGCGTGGTGCCCCCACCGCGAGCATTAATTCGCGTATCGGGTCAGTACGCACGGGAGGCTCGTGGCGTAGAAGTTTGTGCGTCGACGACCACCAGAGGCGCGTGTTACATAGTGCGAGAAGGGGCTCGGATTTGGGTCTGGTGCGCTGCCACTGCTACTGGTGACGAAAGGGAGGTCGCTAAGAACATGGCGGCGGCGGAACATGTGTTAGTCATGCAAG gCAAAGAAAAGCCAGACTTCTGGACAGCGTTAGGAGATCGACGACACCTGCTCGTTCCAGCGCCTCTTGAAGAGATGCAACGACCCCTACCGCCTCGTTTGTTCTACGTGGCTGTGACTTCACCTGGACATTATACTT TTGAGGAGATAGTATCATTCACCCAATACGAGTTGTCGCCTGAAATGTGTTGCATACTTGATGTACATTGCGCTGTGTACGTGTGGTTAGGCGCACACTGCTGTCTTCGTGCTAAGGATGATTCAAGGAACGTCGCACTTTCCTATCTCACATTTG ATCCTGCATCCCGCGATCCGGATACCCCAATATACGTGCTAAGTCAAGGCCGTGAGCCTCCAAACTTTACTGGATTTTTCCCCCATTGGAAGAGCTCCATGTGGAAG GCTCACAAGACGTTTAGTGCAATAGTAAGCGCGTTAGAGGGTAAAGCAATAGTACGCGGTGGAAACAGTGCCCACCAGAATGGCAACTCTGAGAATCAATTTGATCAGCACGAGAAGTATCCTTTGTCGGTATTGCGAGGCCCCAAAGAACATATGCCTTTGGAAATCGATCCACTTACTAAAGAG CTTTATTTGACACACGACGATTTCGTGTCAACATTCAATATGCCGTACTGCGAGTTCCGGACCCTGCCAAATTGGAAACAAAAAGAGATGAAGAAATTTGTTggcttattttaa
- the LOC125055756 gene encoding villin-like protein quail isoform X1, which produces MHILEIGAEQDEDNAVPTKAVLDGAVFRTVPRDQTTFLIWKITESSTEMLPRTQFGTFYDTDAYLVYSASLPGQPAGPDVIRREIKENGSGECAERHIHAWAGDRGGPGTLALRRATQLASHVGAPLVIHRETATKESPRLLSYFRDGIRILCSGSNLNGGSRLYRVSGRRPVLLQLEPVSWSHLASDGVFVLDTSALVVLWLGRAANLIEKIFGAKIAYRMARGADKGMLSRRITIAHDGYEQTLPVADRNLLDSVLDLRARSVRPIAPTLDPPRPARLYKSSKPTRASPVVLTQKPAARLEEIKRAPLYRSDLNDDGIYVIDAGSRGVWAWVGSNASKLNRGALAAARGLAKARRYNGPVSVTVSGREPLEFAALFHKWNWCDSRRDVRLRSARSATTKLDAVSLATNAWLAAETQVPDDGSGALRMWRVRREEEIDRERSALQELERPQQAVFYDRDCYIALYTYHTPTGDQTILYYWMGGSSPNDLRNLGVKEAKDLYTKLGRLPIQAWVYQGKEPAHFLQIFKGRMVTYCGTATNYDPSGRRVVPPPRALIRVSGQYAREARGVEVCASTTTRGACYIVREGARIWVWCAATATGDEREVAKNMAAAEHVLVMQGKEKPDFWTALGDRRHLLVPAPLEEMQRPLPPRLFYVAVTSPGHYTFEEIVSFTQYELSPEMCCILDVHCAVYVWLGAHCCLRAKDDSRNVALSYLTFDPASRDPDTPIYVLSQGREPPNFTGFFPHWKSSMWKAHKTFSAIVSALEGKAIVRGGNSAHQNGNSENQFDQHEKYPLSVLRGPKEHMPLEIDPLTKELYLTHDDFVSTFNMPYCEFRTLPNWKQKEMKKFVGLF; this is translated from the exons ATGCACATACTGGAAATAGGCGCTGAACAA gATGAGGACAATGCCGTACCAACGAAGGCTGTATTGGACGGCGCAGTCTTCAGGACTGTCCCACGGGATCAAACTACGTTTCTTATATGGAAAATTACG GAGTCTTCCACAGAAATGCTTCCACGGACTCAATTCGGCACATTCTACGACACTGATGCTTATTTAGTATATTCAGCGTCTTTGCCTGGACAGCCTGCTGGTCCTGATGTTATT CGCcgtgaaataaaagaaaatggtaGCGGTGAATGCGCTGAGCGTCATATCCACGCGTGGGCCGGCGATCGAGGGGGTCCGGGGACTCTAGCATTACGACGCGCAACACAACTCGCTTCTCACGTTGGGGCACCTCTGGTCATACATAGAGAGACAGCTACTAAAGAATCACCGAGACTATTGTCCTACTTTCGTGATGGGATTAG GATCCTTTGCAGTGGCTCTAACCTCAACGGGGGTAGTCGATTGTACAGAGTGAGCGGGCGCAGACCTGTGCTTCTACAACTGGAACCCGTGTCATGGTCTCATCTTGCCTCTGACGGAGTGTTTGTTCTTGACACATCTGCTCTCGTTGTTCTGTGGTTGGGTCGAGCTGCTAATCTTATTGAGAAAATTTTTGGTGCTAAG ATTGCATATAGAATGGCCCGTGGCGCCGACAAAGGCATGTTGTCCCGTCGTATAACGATCGCTCACGATGGCTACGAGCAAACCCTACCAGTAGCAGACCGAAATCTTCTAGACTCTGTCTTGGACCTTCGAGCTCGTTCTGTACGACCAATTGCCCCAACCCTGGATCCACCAAGACCTGCTAGATTGTATAAGTCCTCGAAACCAACTAGAGCGTCCCCAGTTGTATTGACACAGAAACCCGCTGCTCGACTGGAAGAAATCAAACGCGCTCCGCTGTATAGATCAGACTTAAATGATGAT GGCATCTACGTAATAGACGCTGGTTCACGAGGAGTATGGGCTTGGGTTGGATCAAACGCTTCCAAACTTAACCGTGGGGCGTTAGCCGCAGCCCGAGGGTTGGCAAAAGCTCGTAGATACAATGGCCCGGTGTCAGTTACTGTATCAGGCAGAGAGCCCTTGGAGTTCGCAGCCCTGTTCCATAAGTGGAACTGGTGCGACTCGCGAAGAGATGTGAGGTTGCGGTCAGCTCGATCGGCTACAACTAAGTTGGATGCGGTCAGCCTTGCGACGAATGCTTGGTTGGCGGCtgag ACTCAGGTCCCAGATGATGGTTCAGGTGCTCTCCGAATGTGGCGGGTTCGACGTGAGGAAGAAATAGACCGAGAACGAAGCGCCTTACAAGAGTTAGAGCGACCTCAACAAGCCGTTTTCTACGATCGAGACTGTTACATCGCACTATACACCTACCACACGCCAACCGGGGATCAGacaatactttattattgGATG GGTGGCTCTTCGCCAAATGATCTGAGGAATTTGGGCGTTAAAGAAGCCAAAGACCTCTACACAAAGTTGGGGCGTCTTCCTATTCAG gCTTGGGTATACCAGGGCAAAGAACCGGCACATTTCCTTCAAATATTCAAAGGACGAATGGTCACATACTGCGGTACTGCCACGAATTACGATC cCAGTGGGCGTCGCGTGGTGCCCCCACCGCGAGCATTAATTCGCGTATCGGGTCAGTACGCACGGGAGGCTCGTGGCGTAGAAGTTTGTGCGTCGACGACCACCAGAGGCGCGTGTTACATAGTGCGAGAAGGGGCTCGGATTTGGGTCTGGTGCGCTGCCACTGCTACTGGTGACGAAAGGGAGGTCGCTAAGAACATGGCGGCGGCGGAACATGTGTTAGTCATGCAAG gCAAAGAAAAGCCAGACTTCTGGACAGCGTTAGGAGATCGACGACACCTGCTCGTTCCAGCGCCTCTTGAAGAGATGCAACGACCCCTACCGCCTCGTTTGTTCTACGTGGCTGTGACTTCACCTGGACATTATACTT TTGAGGAGATAGTATCATTCACCCAATACGAGTTGTCGCCTGAAATGTGTTGCATACTTGATGTACATTGCGCTGTGTACGTGTGGTTAGGCGCACACTGCTGTCTTCGTGCTAAGGATGATTCAAGGAACGTCGCACTTTCCTATCTCACATTTG ATCCTGCATCCCGCGATCCGGATACCCCAATATACGTGCTAAGTCAAGGCCGTGAGCCTCCAAACTTTACTGGATTTTTCCCCCATTGGAAGAGCTCCATGTGGAAG GCTCACAAGACGTTTAGTGCAATAGTAAGCGCGTTAGAGGGTAAAGCAATAGTACGCGGTGGAAACAGTGCCCACCAGAATGGCAACTCTGAGAATCAATTTGATCAGCACGAGAAGTATCCTTTGTCGGTATTGCGAGGCCCCAAAGAACATATGCCTTTGGAAATCGATCCACTTACTAAAGAG CTTTATTTGACACACGACGATTTCGTGTCAACATTCAATATGCCGTACTGCGAGTTCCGGACCCTGCCAAATTGGAAACAAAAAGAGATGAAGAAATTTGTTggcttattttaa